Sequence from the uncultured Draconibacterium sp. genome:
CTGGTTCAGAAAAACAAATAATCATGCAAGTTGCTGTTGAAATAAGTCTTTACCCGCTGAGTGACGATTTTGAAAAACCAGTCGATACTTTTCTGTCGCTTTTAGCAAACAACCAAACTATTGACGTGGAGCCCGGCAAAATGAGCAGTATAATTACCGGCGAGTTAGCTGAGATTATGAAAGCCTTAACTCAAGCGATGGATCAGGTTTTTGCAGAAAATCCGGCTGTTTTTAACCTGAAGATTTCAAATTGCTGCCCGGTGTAGCTCCGGATATTGAGCAGGTGACTAAAGGTTCACCTGCTCAATAATTAGAAAGCCTAGCGATAGCCTCACTCGAAGTGAGACCATCACTAATTATTTTTTTTGAATCGCTTATTCGCTTAGATCTTTAATCCGGATATTCCGGAACCACAATTCGGAGCCGTGGCCCAGAAATCCGATGTAGCCTTTATCGCGTTGTAAGCCCGGATGATCTTTGCCATCTTTGGTTCCATGCTCGCGGGCATCGGCAATATCACTATCAAGAATCACTTCGCCATTCAATGTGATTTTTATTTTCGTTCCTTTCACCACCACTTCCTGCGTATTCCAATCACCTACCGGATTTAAAAAGCCGCGCTTAGCCGGAATTGTTCCGTAAACCGATCCGTGGTATTGATATTCGTGCAGGTTGGCATAAATAGGTGCCGTGTTATCCAGAATTTGCAATTCCATTCCCACATAAGCCGCATCGCCTTCAAGTGGGGTACGAATTCCCAGTCCGTTGTTAGCACCGGGAGTGAGTTTAAACTCAAAACGGAAGACAAAGTCGCTGTATTCTTTTTCGGTGTACAGGTTGCCATGACCACCTGCTTTCGGATTTACAACCAGCTCGCCATTCTCGGCAAAATAATCGGTTTTGTTTCCCTGCCAGCCATCGAGGTTTTTACCATTAAACAACGAAACAAATCCTTCGTCAATTTCTTCCTGTGTTAAGCCAATTTCATCGGTATTAATTTCACGCACATACACATCTCGGAAAGCCAGTTCGTTACCGTGTGCCTGCAGTTCGATGGTTCCTTCGCTGAAAATCGGAATGCTGCGGTCCCAGTAATTATCCATTTTTACATTGTCAACTACCAGTTCTCCATTCAGGTAAACTGTTACATTCTCGCCCACCATGGTAATACGGAAGGTGTTCCACTCATCAATCGGATTGTCGGCAACCAGCAGAGGATCGCGCACATTGTCAGGATTGTTGTTGTACAAACCTCCGGAACCTACCTGTGCACCTACTTCAACACGCGATGTATCCCAAACCTGTACTTGTGGAGCTCCACGCAGATAGATGCCACTGTCGCCTTTTTTACTTATGCGCCAGTCAACGATCATGTCAAAATCCTTGTATATCTTTTTAGAAACCAGGTTGGCTCCTTTCCCGTTAAAAATGATCATTCCATCTTTAACGCTCCAGTTTTCGCGCATTTTAATGTCGGCCGCTTCCTGTTCTTTCGCACGTTCCGTTTCACTGAGTTTGGCAATTTTTATCGGGTTGCCGTCTAAAAGCATTCCTTGCCATCCGTCGAGGTTTTTGCCGTTGAACAGCGAAACATAACCTTTGTCTTTTGGCATTGCTTTCAGATAATTCTGAATGTTTATTTTGTCGTAGGCGCTGTCTTCGCCCGATAATGCCTGTTCTGCTTTACCCAGAATTCGACGAACAATGTCGCCCGTTAAACCGCCTTCACCATTACTGTCTGGCATGGCAATATTCATAATGGCGCGCGAAGTGGTCGCTGTCAGTGCTTCTTCTTCCAGATATTGCTCCAGGTAAACCAACGAAAGGAATGTTCTTAAACGTCCAATGGCAGCGATCACATTCTTCTGATCGTCGGCTGACGACGCATAATTCATGATCTTTCGGTATTGCAACAATTTCTGATCGTCTGGAAGATTTGCGCTTGCCACCATTCGCACAAAACTGTTAAATGCCGGCTGACTGAATGTTGCATTACCCGATTGACAAATTTCGTACAAAGGTTTC
This genomic interval carries:
- a CDS encoding YkoF family thiamine/hydroxymethylpyrimidine-binding protein, coding for MQVAVEISLYPLSDDFEKPVDTFLSLLANNQTIDVEPGKMSSIITGELAEIMKALTQAMDQVFAENPAVFNLKISNCCPV